A genomic region of Pseudoalteromonas rubra contains the following coding sequences:
- a CDS encoding DUF2256 domain-containing protein gives MKKSQLPEKTCPVCLRPFSWRKKWQRDWPNVKYCSKRCAGNRQTNRETHE, from the coding sequence ATGAAGAAATCCCAGTTACCAGAAAAAACGTGCCCGGTTTGCCTGCGTCCTTTTTCCTGGCGCAAAAAATGGCAACGCGACTGGCCCAATGTGAAATATTGCTCCAAACGGTGTGCGGGCAACAGGCAAACCAACAGAGAAACACATGAGTAA
- a CDS encoding FAD-binding domain-containing protein, with amino-acid sequence MSVAIVWLKRDLRLSDHAPLCQAIQSGHPVLLLYCFEPMLLDDPHYSARHWQFVLQSLQDINGRVPHGSLWVSDKPALDVLQQVHETYQIAGLYSHQEIGLANTFERDKAVATWCAAMEITWVESRCGAVLRGLSQRQNWDKQWQKTMRERCADPELSQVNWFSPDTRCAQLSDIQQRFNAPPGTFQPGGETQAHRILAEFYQGRGKGYAYSLSSPLLSQQACSRMSAYLAWGNISLRQVYQSVLAHWQMVGWRRTLVAFSSRLHWHCHFIQKFESECDMEFRHINRGYDLLPRCTGEEAQQRLVAWETGNTGIPMVDACMRCLIATGYINFRMRAMLVSFLCHHLELDWRLGVAHLARVFLDFEPGIHYSQFQMQAGVTGINTIRIYSPVKQGEEKDPQGEFVKTWLPALKDVPAPLVHKPWELSQMEQLMYGIVLGEDYPEPIVDLKLSYKAAQELLWQWRKRPQVKKEAQRILKRHVRPS; translated from the coding sequence ATGAGTGTGGCAATCGTCTGGCTCAAGCGTGATTTAAGGTTATCCGACCACGCGCCTTTGTGTCAGGCCATTCAAAGCGGCCATCCCGTACTGCTCTTATATTGCTTTGAACCCATGCTACTGGACGACCCGCATTATTCGGCTCGCCATTGGCAATTTGTTCTGCAGTCATTACAGGACATCAATGGGCGGGTTCCGCACGGATCTTTGTGGGTATCGGACAAACCTGCATTAGACGTTTTACAGCAGGTTCACGAGACCTACCAAATCGCCGGGCTGTATTCTCATCAGGAAATCGGTCTGGCGAACACTTTTGAACGGGACAAGGCAGTCGCAACCTGGTGTGCGGCAATGGAGATTACCTGGGTTGAATCTCGTTGTGGCGCAGTATTAAGAGGGCTTAGTCAGCGGCAAAATTGGGATAAGCAATGGCAAAAAACCATGCGTGAACGCTGTGCTGATCCTGAATTGTCACAAGTAAACTGGTTTTCACCAGACACGAGATGTGCCCAACTGAGCGATATTCAACAACGCTTTAATGCACCGCCGGGAACTTTTCAGCCAGGTGGTGAAACTCAGGCACACCGTATTTTAGCCGAGTTCTACCAGGGACGAGGTAAAGGGTATGCCTATAGTTTATCCAGCCCGTTACTCAGCCAGCAGGCGTGTTCACGTATGTCTGCTTATCTGGCCTGGGGTAATATCAGTTTGCGTCAGGTGTACCAGAGTGTGCTAGCTCACTGGCAAATGGTGGGCTGGCGTCGCACTCTGGTGGCCTTTTCTTCCAGGCTGCACTGGCATTGTCATTTCATTCAGAAGTTCGAAAGCGAATGTGATATGGAGTTTCGGCACATTAATCGGGGTTATGATCTATTGCCTCGCTGTACCGGAGAGGAAGCGCAACAAAGGCTAGTTGCCTGGGAAACGGGTAATACTGGTATTCCTATGGTGGACGCCTGTATGCGGTGCCTGATTGCCACGGGCTACATCAACTTCCGTATGCGGGCTATGCTAGTGAGTTTTCTATGCCATCACCTCGAACTTGACTGGCGTTTGGGGGTTGCCCATCTTGCCCGGGTGTTTTTAGATTTCGAACCGGGTATTCACTATAGCCAGTTTCAGATGCAGGCCGGTGTGACAGGCATCAACACCATTCGCATTTATAGCCCGGTTAAGCAAGGCGAAGAAAAAGACCCGCAAGGAGAATTTGTCAAAACCTGGTTACCGGCACTCAAAGATGTGCCAGCACCTTTGGTTCATAAACCCTGGGAGCTGTCGCAGATGGAACAGCTGATGTATGGCATTGTGCTTGGCGAGGATTATCCTGAGCCCATTGTCGACTTAAAGCTAAGCTATAAAGCTGCGCAGGAGTTACTGTGGCAATGGCGCAAAAGGCCTCAAGTGAAAAAAGAAGCTCAGCGGATCCTGAAACGACACGTGCGTCCGAGCTAA
- a CDS encoding DASH family cryptochrome, which produces MKKTLYWFTQDLRLDDNLALDFATQNSDHILFVYVINPRYRIQTNYHCKLLGDRQATFIADSLLTLSSQLDSCGHSLLVVEGEPHQVLPHLVSKYEIDQVICAEQVGLYERKSVQKIRKELGAVPLHSFWQHTLFEHTQIQTVSRDLGNFTQFRKRVEKAPLSVVTLCRFDPSRLPAPLITVSSANELGILHQWHAQRQDRLTETRVPLDFPAGEEAAQAHLRDYFDSGVVRRYKETRNALDGWLNSTKMSPYLALGNLSPRQVWWATEAFEKQVVANESTYWIKFELLWREYFQWLCLKLGPQLFRFQGLAKSKPLTTFMPERFTRWCQGNTPVPLVNALMNQLNETGYMSNRGRQIAASYFVNELGLDWRYGAAYFQQQLLDHDVASNWGNWQYIAGVGVDPRGGRHFNIEKQAQLYDERGLFVQKWRGEQGVASVDSVDAADWPTYAEEDV; this is translated from the coding sequence GTGAAAAAAACGCTTTATTGGTTTACTCAAGACCTCAGGCTGGACGACAATCTGGCACTCGATTTTGCCACTCAAAACAGTGACCACATACTGTTTGTTTATGTGATAAACCCAAGGTATCGCATCCAGACAAACTATCATTGCAAGTTGCTCGGCGACAGGCAGGCAACTTTTATTGCTGATTCACTATTAACACTCAGCAGCCAACTAGATAGTTGTGGCCATAGTTTGTTGGTTGTTGAAGGTGAGCCACATCAGGTTTTGCCACACCTGGTATCAAAATACGAGATAGATCAGGTGATTTGCGCCGAACAGGTAGGGCTTTATGAACGCAAGTCCGTGCAAAAAATACGCAAGGAGTTGGGGGCTGTCCCGTTGCACAGCTTCTGGCAGCATACTTTGTTTGAACACACCCAGATACAAACTGTAAGTCGCGATTTAGGTAACTTTACTCAGTTCAGAAAACGCGTAGAAAAAGCGCCTCTGTCGGTAGTAACGTTGTGTCGCTTCGACCCATCGCGATTACCTGCCCCCCTTATCACAGTAAGCAGTGCCAACGAGCTGGGCATATTGCATCAGTGGCACGCACAGCGTCAGGATCGGTTGACTGAAACCAGAGTGCCACTGGACTTTCCCGCCGGGGAAGAAGCCGCGCAAGCTCATCTGAGGGATTATTTCGACAGTGGTGTTGTCCGTAGATACAAAGAAACCCGCAACGCGCTGGATGGCTGGCTCAACTCAACCAAAATGAGTCCCTATCTGGCGCTGGGCAATCTGTCGCCGCGTCAGGTTTGGTGGGCAACCGAAGCGTTTGAGAAACAGGTTGTGGCGAACGAGTCGACCTATTGGATCAAGTTTGAACTGCTGTGGCGTGAATATTTTCAGTGGCTTTGCCTCAAGCTTGGGCCGCAACTTTTTCGCTTTCAGGGACTGGCTAAATCTAAACCTTTAACTACTTTTATGCCTGAACGTTTTACTCGCTGGTGCCAGGGTAATACACCTGTGCCTTTAGTGAATGCGCTCATGAACCAGCTTAATGAAACCGGTTACATGTCAAACCGGGGCCGGCAAATCGCAGCCAGTTATTTTGTGAATGAACTGGGTCTGGACTGGCGCTATGGTGCGGCCTACTTCCAGCAGCAATTACTCGATCATGATGTCGCATCAAATTGGGGGAATTGGCAGTACATAGCAGGTGTGGGCGTCGATCCGCGCGGTGGACGCCATTTTAATATTGAAAAACAGGCTCAATTATACGACGAGCGGGGTCTGTTCGTGCAAAAGTGGCGCGGTGAGCAGGGCGTTGCATCTGTGGACAGTGTGGATGCGGCTGACTGGCCAACCTATGCTGAGGAAGACGTATGA